A region from the Osmerus eperlanus chromosome 11, fOsmEpe2.1, whole genome shotgun sequence genome encodes:
- the LOC134029533 gene encoding WD repeat-containing protein 87-like isoform X3 yields MTSLRRIVPKWRCLLLELKQTLKEQEERGLDVDEGDEDVTVYLDAIPTMRYHYSCGQNFIQCLTTYSDRGVVGFQWGHTMSTHRMEVWTENFKGDFSHTQSLPLDSGFRVEHLVSVPSHRVFVGACNDLSLRMFSDPNQGMSVQYQVICPGSVFCMHYCRETGQLLTGGMGIITFWGFWISTQIPLGLLRVMDWTSSSLRRDSTVSALLTESQTLYALCDRSIKSFDHAGSQEYREFRGRGQSTLRCVSPDWVQRYIYTGDITGFVQVWSRDTRCLLQEFRAHTRSVSTLLLRPNTHTLLTSSPDGWLKEWSSSGNLLLKLFLDEPGGVRNLWPLGEHDILCQALSSFSVWHLQNLYRLFNEPGCGMQVLRRVEGGRGRAQLLAVSQDSIVRLISPISGELLLISWPFLLLDKALTYAYNPGRKELFVASGLPEVLVMDLTLCPSPAKHLVCTSKNKDQDDSVMCVEAVLLGGTGLGTAEPPSCLVFSGHLNGMLQLLSPHRLLCPAIKAHAGAILQMSSLAGLRPQLCCYGSDKQLSIWEVGLRESLVEVTPWARVSSTSGVVFLRLFSGLVFAVTPNYSLLFFSLPEGRCLRMERNPPSTISCLDGCPSLGLVALAGPLGIVEVWETRGTQQVEMRLGTAISQVCFANARGDLLVCLGDCICIIFGQRYLPARLVRQVLLLAPVDDLLEDPTPFLPRSQSCYDLAAVPRLVLMHGEASPDLGQAPMEYYEVVADSELDDSELNNVELARPGTGRKASLQEVLAKDRMRKSQARVLTLLSANREKPRPWPFALPLVKTMEEEEVNLKDESMAEEPGDYDSSLPPMESLHFDILLQNWPIAPDGYLPNSIIRSWMPGQEQPKPQGPKDILALERTFPLEDEEPETEVTVIMATAKAARLRKPVPPTPSPDSSLEDVPQEDDSCDLLKSIAESPWLIARPDVDLAMVINALLRTMDGMDCVVYDKCMEALLRLFKAYPIPPEIVEKLSLTLFKHMQNGNPLWKRLQAMKNLANLELLQDKDLFKLAEVLLDEVVDLRNMARDILSRFFHIDNMTALFPRLQLDTG; encoded by the exons ATGACCTCTTTAAGAAGGATAGTTCCGAAGTGGAGATGTTTACTCTTGGAATTAAAACAAACTTTAAAG gagcaggaggagagaggccttGATGTAGACGAAGGTGATGAAGATGTCACTGTGTACCTGGACGCCATCCCCACCATGCGGTATCATTATTCCTGTGGGCAGAACTTCATCCAGTGCCTGACCACCTACTCAGACCGTGGTGTTGTGGGCTTCCAGTGGGGGCATACCATGTCCACACACAGA ATGGAGGTGTGGACAGAGAACTTCAAAGGGGACTTCAGCCACACTCAAAGCCTGCCCCTGGATAGTGGGTTCAGGGTAGAGCACCTGGTGTCCGTGCCCAGCCACAGGGTGTTCGTGGGGGCCTGCAATGACCTTTCTCTCAGGATGTTCTCAGACCCCAACCAGGGAATGTCTGTGCAGTACCAAGTCATCTGTCCAGGCTCCGTGTTCTGCATGCACTACTGTAGAGAGACTGGGCAGCTACTCACTGGTGGCATGGGCATCATCACCTTCTGGGGCTTCTGGATCAGTACACAG ATCCCTCTTGGTCTTCTGCGTGTGATGGATTGGACCAGCAGCTCGCTGCGTAGAGACAGCACTGTCAGCGCCCTGCTGACGGAGAGTCAGACACTCTATGCCCTCTGCGACCGCAGCATCAAGAGCTTCGACCACGCTGGCAGCCAGGAGTACAGGGAGttcagggggcggggccagagcACACTGCGTTGCGTGTCTCCAGACTGGGTCCAGAGGTACATCTACACGGGGGACATAACGGGATTTGTGCAG GTGTGGAGCCGGGACACCAGGTGCTTGCTGCAGGAGTTCAGGGCCCACACCCGCTCGGTGTCCACCCTCCTGCTGCGTCCCAAcacccacaccctcctcacttcctccccagACGGCTGGCTGAAAGAGTGGAGCAGCAGCGGCAATCTCCTCCTCAAGCTCTTCCTGGATGAACCAGGAGGAGTCCGTAACCTCTGGCCCCTTGGAGAGCATGACATACTCTGCCAGGCGCTATCCTCCTTCTCCGTGTGGCACCTGCAGAACCTTTACCGACTGTTCAACGAGCCAGGCTGTGGaatgcaggtgctgaggagggtggagggcggCCGGGGGAGAGCCCAGCTCCTGGCCGTGTCCCAGGACAGCATCGTCAGGCTCATCTCCCCCATCAGCGGGGAGCTGCTCCTGATCTCCTGGCCCTTCCTCCTCCTAGACAAAGCGCTCACCTATGCCTACAACCCCGGTCGCAAGGAACTGTTTGTGGCCAGCGGTTTGCCTGAGGTCCTAGTAATGGACCTGaccctctgccccagccctgcCAAGCACCTCGTCTGTACCTCCAAGAACAAGGACCAGGACGACAGCGTGATGTGTGTGGAGGCAGTGCTGTTGGGTGGAACAGGTCTGGGCACTGCAGAGCCTCCATCCTGTCTGGTTTTCAGTGGTCACCTTAACGGGATGCTCCAGTTGTTATCTCCTCACAGGTTGCTCTGCCCGGCCATCAAGGCCCATGCTGGGGCCATCCTGCAGATGAGCAGCTTGGCTGGCCTCCGACCTCAGCTGTGCTGCTACGGCTCAGACAAACAGCTCAGTATCTGGGAGGTGGGGTTGAGGGAGAGCCTTGTGGAGGTGACCCCCTGGGCCAGAGTCTCCTCCAC ctccggaGTGGTCTTCTTGCGTCTCTTCTCAGGCCTGGTCTTCGCCGTGACCCCCAACTACAGCCTGCTTTTCTTTTCCCTCCCCGAAGGGAGGTGCCTGAGGATGGAGAGGAACCCCCCCAgcaccatctcctgcctggaCGGCTGCCCTTCCCTGGGATTGGTGGCGCTGGCAGGACCCCTAGGGATTGTGGAG GTGTGGGAGACCAGGGGCACCCAGCAGGTGGAGATGCGTCTGGGGACGGCCATCAGCCAGGTGTGCTTTGCCAACGCCCGCGGAGACCTCTTAGTGTGTCTTGGGGACTGCATCTGCATCATTTTCGGCCAGCGCTATCTGCCCGCCAGGCTTGTCAGGCAGGTGCTCCTCCTGGCCCCTGTGGATGACCTCCTAGAGGACCCCACTCCTTTCCTGCCACGCTCTCAGAGCTGCTACGACCTGGCTGCCGTGCCCAGGCTGGTCCTGATGCATGGCGAGGCCTCGCCAGACCTAGGGCAGGCTCCAATGGAGTACTATGAGGTGGTGGCCGACTCGGAGCTGGACGACTCGGAGCTGAACAATGTGGAGCTGGCAAGGCCAGGCACAGGAAGGAAAGCCAGCCTACAGGAAGTACTGGCCAAGGACAGGATGAGAAAGTCTCAGGCGCGGGTGTTGACTCTGTTAAGTGCAAACAGAGAAAAGCCAA GGCCCTGGCCTTTTGCTCTGCCTTTGGTCAAAACAatggaagaagaggaagtgaaTCTGAAGGATGAGTCAATGGCGGAAGAGCCAGGAGACTAtgactcctccctgccccctatgGAGTCCCTCCACTTTGATATCTTGCTCCAGAACTGGCCCATCGCACCCGATGGCTACCTCCCCAACTCCATCATCCGCAGCTGGATGCCTGGCCAGGAGCAACCCAAGCCCCAGGGGCCCAAGGACATCCTTGCCCTAGAGAGAACCTTCCCGCTGGAGGACGAGGAACCAGAAACAGAGGTCACTGTCATCATGGCTACAGCCAAAGCTGCCCGGCTCCGCAAGCCCGTCCCTCCAACGCCATCTCCCGACTCCTCCCTGGAGGATGTGCCCCAAGAGGACGACAGCTGCGACCTGCTGAAGAGCATTGCAGAGAGCCCATGGTTGATAGCGAGGCCTGATGTAGACCTGGCCATGGTGATAAATGCCTTGCTGCGCACCATGGATGGGATGGACTGCGTGGTGTATGATAAGTGTATGGAGGCCTTGCTCAGGCTTTTCAAGGCATACCCCATCCCGCCCGAGATCGTAGAGAAACTCTCCCTGACCCTGTTCAAGCACATGCAGAATGGGAACCCCCTCTGGAAACGCCTGCAGGCCATGAAGAATCTGGCCAATCTGGAACTGTTACAGGACAAGGACCTTTTCAAATTGGCAGAG GTTCTCTTGGACGAGGTAGTTGACCTGAGGAACATGGCAAGGGATATCCTGTCCCGGTTCTTCCACATAGACAACATGACTGCCCTGTTCCCTAGACTGCAGTTGGACACTGGGTGA
- the LOC134029533 gene encoding WD repeat-containing protein 87-like isoform X1, which produces MTSLRRIVPKWRCLLLELKQTLKEQEERGLDVDEGDEDVTVYLDAIPTMRYHYSCGQNFIQCLTTYSDRGVVGFQWGHTMSTHRMEVWTENFKGDFSHTQSLPLDSGFRVEHLVSVPSHRVFVGACNDLSLRMFSDPNQGMSVQYQVICPGSVFCMHYCRETGQLLTGGMGIITFWGFWISTQIPLGLLRVMDWTSSSLRRDSTVSALLTESQTLYALCDRSIKSFDHAGSQEYREFRGRGQSTLRCVSPDWVQRYIYTGDITGFVQVWSRDTRCLLQEFRAHTRSVSTLLLRPNTHTLLTSSPDGWLKEWSSSGNLLLKLFLDEPGGVRNLWPLGEHDILCQALSSFSVWHLQNLYRLFNEPGCGMQVLRRVEGGRGRAQLLAVSQDSIVRLISPISGELLLISWPFLLLDKALTYAYNPGRKELFVASGLPEVLVMDLTLCPSPAKHLVCTSKNKDQDDSVMCVEAVLLGGTGLGTAEPPSCLVFSGHLNGMLQLLSPHRLLCPAIKAHAGAILQMSSLAGLRPQLCCYGSDKQLSIWEVGLRESLVEVTPWARVSSTSGVVFLRLFSGLVFAVTPNYSLLFFSLPEGRCLRMERNPPSTISCLDGCPSLGLVALAGPLGIVEVWETRGTQQVEMRLGTAISQVCFANARGDLLVCLGDCICIIFGQRYLPARLVRQVLLLAPVDDLLEDPTPFLPRSQSCYDLAAVPRLVLMHGEASPDLGQAPMEYYEVVADSELDDSELNNVELARPGTGRKASLQEVLAKDRMRKSQARVLTLLSANREKPRPWPFALPLVKTMEEEEVNLKDESMAEEPGDYDSSLPPMESLHFDILLQNWPIAPDGYLPNSIIRSWMPGQEQPKPQGPKDILALERTFPLEDEEPETEVTVIMATAKAARLRKPVPPTPSPDSSLEDVPQEDDSCDLLKSIAESPWLIARPDVDLAMVINALLRTMDGMDCVVYDKCMEALLRLFKAYPIPPEIVEKLSLTLFKHMQNGNPLWKRLQAMKNLANLELLQDKDLFKLAEVLLDEVVDLRNMARDILSRFFHIDNMTALFPRLQLDTGHKLLNHLKRTLTEELDLKPVTLQIPRTLSIVQIEPKKVSLVQLIAPPAPYSDSLKQAPSDCKVGIPDLPLTWPTQKPRPAPEPCKPCKPSPPCDDHPQHRPTPPRKHKTFRKFTLSTVRKSAVTEIQEVDEDLTLIEVYRTTKIHGGVKMSRPCMPPSAASTSSSRNLRLEPIKGGRDPNWRKSLNKLVSLYGFRSLHASRLVPLGPLAVPGVSQYLPCSLPLLQSWSAIQVSLGQRVVQRVQVSTPSGRKPPPQFHHGVPLPWQLNSHTLDPSGESQYGRLEVDWVRGPLKVLPRSQEEKLRLPPISFKYHPT; this is translated from the exons ATGACCTCTTTAAGAAGGATAGTTCCGAAGTGGAGATGTTTACTCTTGGAATTAAAACAAACTTTAAAG gagcaggaggagagaggccttGATGTAGACGAAGGTGATGAAGATGTCACTGTGTACCTGGACGCCATCCCCACCATGCGGTATCATTATTCCTGTGGGCAGAACTTCATCCAGTGCCTGACCACCTACTCAGACCGTGGTGTTGTGGGCTTCCAGTGGGGGCATACCATGTCCACACACAGA ATGGAGGTGTGGACAGAGAACTTCAAAGGGGACTTCAGCCACACTCAAAGCCTGCCCCTGGATAGTGGGTTCAGGGTAGAGCACCTGGTGTCCGTGCCCAGCCACAGGGTGTTCGTGGGGGCCTGCAATGACCTTTCTCTCAGGATGTTCTCAGACCCCAACCAGGGAATGTCTGTGCAGTACCAAGTCATCTGTCCAGGCTCCGTGTTCTGCATGCACTACTGTAGAGAGACTGGGCAGCTACTCACTGGTGGCATGGGCATCATCACCTTCTGGGGCTTCTGGATCAGTACACAG ATCCCTCTTGGTCTTCTGCGTGTGATGGATTGGACCAGCAGCTCGCTGCGTAGAGACAGCACTGTCAGCGCCCTGCTGACGGAGAGTCAGACACTCTATGCCCTCTGCGACCGCAGCATCAAGAGCTTCGACCACGCTGGCAGCCAGGAGTACAGGGAGttcagggggcggggccagagcACACTGCGTTGCGTGTCTCCAGACTGGGTCCAGAGGTACATCTACACGGGGGACATAACGGGATTTGTGCAG GTGTGGAGCCGGGACACCAGGTGCTTGCTGCAGGAGTTCAGGGCCCACACCCGCTCGGTGTCCACCCTCCTGCTGCGTCCCAAcacccacaccctcctcacttcctccccagACGGCTGGCTGAAAGAGTGGAGCAGCAGCGGCAATCTCCTCCTCAAGCTCTTCCTGGATGAACCAGGAGGAGTCCGTAACCTCTGGCCCCTTGGAGAGCATGACATACTCTGCCAGGCGCTATCCTCCTTCTCCGTGTGGCACCTGCAGAACCTTTACCGACTGTTCAACGAGCCAGGCTGTGGaatgcaggtgctgaggagggtggagggcggCCGGGGGAGAGCCCAGCTCCTGGCCGTGTCCCAGGACAGCATCGTCAGGCTCATCTCCCCCATCAGCGGGGAGCTGCTCCTGATCTCCTGGCCCTTCCTCCTCCTAGACAAAGCGCTCACCTATGCCTACAACCCCGGTCGCAAGGAACTGTTTGTGGCCAGCGGTTTGCCTGAGGTCCTAGTAATGGACCTGaccctctgccccagccctgcCAAGCACCTCGTCTGTACCTCCAAGAACAAGGACCAGGACGACAGCGTGATGTGTGTGGAGGCAGTGCTGTTGGGTGGAACAGGTCTGGGCACTGCAGAGCCTCCATCCTGTCTGGTTTTCAGTGGTCACCTTAACGGGATGCTCCAGTTGTTATCTCCTCACAGGTTGCTCTGCCCGGCCATCAAGGCCCATGCTGGGGCCATCCTGCAGATGAGCAGCTTGGCTGGCCTCCGACCTCAGCTGTGCTGCTACGGCTCAGACAAACAGCTCAGTATCTGGGAGGTGGGGTTGAGGGAGAGCCTTGTGGAGGTGACCCCCTGGGCCAGAGTCTCCTCCAC ctccggaGTGGTCTTCTTGCGTCTCTTCTCAGGCCTGGTCTTCGCCGTGACCCCCAACTACAGCCTGCTTTTCTTTTCCCTCCCCGAAGGGAGGTGCCTGAGGATGGAGAGGAACCCCCCCAgcaccatctcctgcctggaCGGCTGCCCTTCCCTGGGATTGGTGGCGCTGGCAGGACCCCTAGGGATTGTGGAG GTGTGGGAGACCAGGGGCACCCAGCAGGTGGAGATGCGTCTGGGGACGGCCATCAGCCAGGTGTGCTTTGCCAACGCCCGCGGAGACCTCTTAGTGTGTCTTGGGGACTGCATCTGCATCATTTTCGGCCAGCGCTATCTGCCCGCCAGGCTTGTCAGGCAGGTGCTCCTCCTGGCCCCTGTGGATGACCTCCTAGAGGACCCCACTCCTTTCCTGCCACGCTCTCAGAGCTGCTACGACCTGGCTGCCGTGCCCAGGCTGGTCCTGATGCATGGCGAGGCCTCGCCAGACCTAGGGCAGGCTCCAATGGAGTACTATGAGGTGGTGGCCGACTCGGAGCTGGACGACTCGGAGCTGAACAATGTGGAGCTGGCAAGGCCAGGCACAGGAAGGAAAGCCAGCCTACAGGAAGTACTGGCCAAGGACAGGATGAGAAAGTCTCAGGCGCGGGTGTTGACTCTGTTAAGTGCAAACAGAGAAAAGCCAA GGCCCTGGCCTTTTGCTCTGCCTTTGGTCAAAACAatggaagaagaggaagtgaaTCTGAAGGATGAGTCAATGGCGGAAGAGCCAGGAGACTAtgactcctccctgccccctatgGAGTCCCTCCACTTTGATATCTTGCTCCAGAACTGGCCCATCGCACCCGATGGCTACCTCCCCAACTCCATCATCCGCAGCTGGATGCCTGGCCAGGAGCAACCCAAGCCCCAGGGGCCCAAGGACATCCTTGCCCTAGAGAGAACCTTCCCGCTGGAGGACGAGGAACCAGAAACAGAGGTCACTGTCATCATGGCTACAGCCAAAGCTGCCCGGCTCCGCAAGCCCGTCCCTCCAACGCCATCTCCCGACTCCTCCCTGGAGGATGTGCCCCAAGAGGACGACAGCTGCGACCTGCTGAAGAGCATTGCAGAGAGCCCATGGTTGATAGCGAGGCCTGATGTAGACCTGGCCATGGTGATAAATGCCTTGCTGCGCACCATGGATGGGATGGACTGCGTGGTGTATGATAAGTGTATGGAGGCCTTGCTCAGGCTTTTCAAGGCATACCCCATCCCGCCCGAGATCGTAGAGAAACTCTCCCTGACCCTGTTCAAGCACATGCAGAATGGGAACCCCCTCTGGAAACGCCTGCAGGCCATGAAGAATCTGGCCAATCTGGAACTGTTACAGGACAAGGACCTTTTCAAATTGGCAGAG GTTCTCTTGGACGAGGTAGTTGACCTGAGGAACATGGCAAGGGATATCCTGTCCCGGTTCTTCCACATAGACAACATGACTGCCCTGTTCCCTAGACTGCAGTTGGACACTGG ACATAAACTTCTCAATCACCTGAAGAGGACCCTGACAGAGGAGCTGGATCTGAAACCAGTCACCCTTCAGATACCCAGAACACTCTCCATAGTGCAGATTGAACCCA agaAAGTTTCTCTCGTTCAGCTGATTGCCCCACCGGCACCTTATTCAGACAGCCTAAAGCAAG CCCCCTCAGACTGCAAAGTGGGGATCCCTGACTTGCCCCTGACTTGGCCTACGCAGAAGCCCCGACCGGCCCCCGAGCCCTGTAAGCCCTGCAAGCCCAGCCCACCATGTGACGACCACCCTCAACACCGACCAACCCCCCCACGCAAACACAAGACGTTCCGCAAGTTCACCCTGTCCACTGTCAGGAAGTCTGCCGTCACAGAAATCCAGGAAGTGGATGAAGACCTGACCCTCATTGAGGTCTACAGGACAACTAAGATCCACGGGGGTGTTAAGATGTCCCGCCCCTGCATGCCTCCCTCTGCAGCCTCCACTTCCAGTTCCAGGAATTTACGTCTGGAACCTATCAAGGGCGGGAGAGACCCCAACTGGAGAAAGAGCCTCAACAAGCTTGTCTCTCTTTATGGCTTCCGCTCCCTGCATGCATCCCGCCTGGTTCCCCTGGGGCCCCTGGCAGTCCCCGGCGTGTCCCAGTAccttccctgctccctgcctcttCTCCAGAGCTGGTCGGCCATTCAGGTGTCCCTGGGGCAGAGGGTGGTGCAGAGGGTCCAAGTGAGCACACCATCAGGAAGAAAGCCTCCCCCCCAGTTCCACCACGGTGTGCCACTTCCCTGGCAGCTTAATAGCCACACCCTGGACCCTTCTGGGGAGAGCCAGTATGGCAGGCTGGAAGTGGACTGGGTCAGGGGGCCCCTGAAAGTGCTACCACGAAGCCAAGAGGAAAAGCTGAGGCTCCCTCCGATCAGCTTCAAGTATCACCCTACATAA